A genomic window from Streptomyces sp. MST-110588 includes:
- a CDS encoding DEDDh family exonuclease, translated as MAAARPITPTTGQQPSPQGLPAPWPAAYPQGYAVVDVETTGLARDDRIVSAAVYQLDTHGEVQDHWYTLVNPQRDPGPVWIHGLTSDMLATAPLFPEIVPELSRRLEGRVLVAHNAMFDWSMIAREYARARAEAPVRQRLCTIALSKELGLPLPNHKLESLAAHYGVVQERAHHALDDARVLAEAFRPSLLLAAQANLRLPLLACQPLTEWSDVPAQRRQPSSAYRPTSWRPARKRPACPYPNPGRYEPGARLVQGMRVAFSGDTSVDRELLEDRATEAGLHVATSVSRLTSLLVTNDPEAQTSKTVKARSFGTPVIDEAAFMQLLQDVAPAPASGPTR; from the coding sequence ATGGCAGCAGCCCGCCCGATCACGCCGACGACCGGGCAGCAGCCGTCCCCGCAGGGACTCCCGGCCCCGTGGCCGGCCGCGTATCCGCAGGGGTACGCGGTGGTCGACGTGGAGACCACCGGCCTGGCCCGCGACGACCGGATAGTGTCCGCCGCCGTCTACCAGCTCGACACCCACGGCGAGGTCCAGGACCACTGGTACACCCTGGTCAACCCGCAGCGGGACCCCGGCCCGGTCTGGATCCACGGTCTGACGAGCGACATGCTGGCCACCGCCCCGCTCTTCCCCGAGATCGTCCCCGAGCTGTCCCGGCGCCTTGAAGGCCGCGTCCTGGTCGCCCACAACGCGATGTTCGACTGGTCGATGATCGCCCGCGAGTACGCCCGCGCCAGGGCCGAGGCACCCGTACGGCAGCGGCTGTGCACCATCGCCCTGTCCAAGGAACTGGGGCTGCCGCTGCCCAACCACAAACTGGAGTCCCTCGCGGCCCATTACGGAGTCGTACAGGAACGCGCCCACCACGCCCTGGACGACGCCCGGGTGCTGGCCGAGGCGTTCCGTCCCAGCCTGCTGCTGGCCGCGCAGGCGAATCTGCGCCTGCCCCTGCTGGCCTGTCAGCCGCTCACCGAGTGGTCCGACGTCCCCGCGCAACGGCGGCAGCCCTCCTCCGCCTACCGCCCCACCTCCTGGCGCCCGGCCCGCAAGCGCCCGGCGTGCCCCTACCCCAACCCCGGGCGGTACGAGCCGGGGGCCCGGCTGGTCCAGGGCATGCGGGTGGCCTTCTCCGGTGACACCTCCGTGGACCGCGAGCTGCTGGAGGACCGTGCGACCGAGGCCGGGCTGCACGTCGCCACCAGCGTCTCGCGCCTGACGAGCCTGCTGGTCACCAACGACCCGGAAGCCCAGACCTCCAAGACCGTCAAGGCCCGCTCCTTCGGCACCCCCGTCATCGACGAGGCGGCGTTCATGCAACTCCTCCAGGACGTGGCCCCCGCGCCCGCGTCCGGGCCTACCCGCTGA
- a CDS encoding helix-turn-helix domain-containing protein, translating to MPTPASAPTPPSASTPDPAPAPDPAPAPEPVPVQEPAPAPEPASVQEPASTARAPRAGLSRADVLDAAARLVTRDGPQALTMRALAAELGSAVTAIYWHVGNRESLLDALVERTVRDMGEIRPTGATPRQRVVSVACALRRALRERPHLIAMVHERGLTERMFLPAQQALVREVGAAGLRGALAAEAVRAVQFQVVGFVLTERNRERAPAQHPTESELWASPTAGQDPALARALARPADTEQLFAASVRALVDGLLMK from the coding sequence ATGCCGACACCGGCGTCCGCGCCCACGCCGCCCTCCGCATCCACACCGGACCCGGCGCCCGCCCCAGACCCTGCGCCCGCGCCGGAACCGGTCCCCGTCCAGGAACCGGCGCCCGCACCAGAACCGGCCTCTGTACAGGAACCGGCATCGACCGCACGGGCGCCGCGCGCCGGTCTGTCCCGCGCGGACGTCCTGGACGCCGCGGCGCGGCTCGTCACGAGAGACGGGCCGCAGGCGCTGACCATGCGCGCGCTCGCCGCCGAGCTGGGCAGCGCCGTGACCGCCATCTACTGGCACGTCGGCAACCGCGAGTCGCTCCTGGACGCCCTGGTCGAGCGGACGGTGCGCGACATGGGCGAGATCCGGCCGACGGGCGCCACCCCGCGGCAGCGCGTCGTCTCCGTCGCCTGCGCCCTGCGCCGTGCCCTGCGCGAGCGCCCCCATCTGATCGCGATGGTCCACGAACGCGGGCTGACGGAGCGGATGTTCCTGCCCGCGCAGCAGGCGCTGGTCCGCGAGGTGGGTGCGGCGGGGCTGCGCGGGGCGCTCGCCGCCGAGGCCGTACGAGCGGTGCAGTTCCAAGTCGTCGGTTTTGTCCTGACGGAGCGGAATCGCGAGCGCGCCCCCGCCCAGCACCCCACCGAGAGCGAGCTGTGGGCCTCCCCCACCGCCGGCCAGGACCCGGCCCTCGCCCGCGCGCTGGCCCGGCCCGCCGACACCGAACAGCTCTTCGCCGCTTCCGTACGCGCACTCGTCGACGGCCTCCTGATGAAATGA
- a CDS encoding acetoacetate decarboxylase family protein, giving the protein MARVRYGPRDEAETRAARAAAGPLPEIWSTGVTAIWESDPQVVAAVLPPPLEPPATPLVRAHIGTVELPGAPLGAGSVAVAARHRGRAGWYPLVMPMTHERALTGGREVFGEPKKLGEVVLERDGTAVRAWLARHGVAFVEVSGEVTGPLPPPEPAVKLDFYFKFLPAVDGSGFDGDPLLVYCTRRERVRRLEAVTGELVLRESPFDPVADLPVRRLVEITVAEKTTDQKGEVIERVSGAALLPYIHQRYDDAGQILDGPPPPPPPPAAPATASGATTSGAAASRPAPARRGGSA; this is encoded by the coding sequence ATGGCACGCGTACGGTACGGACCGCGCGACGAGGCGGAGACCAGGGCGGCACGGGCAGCCGCCGGCCCGCTCCCGGAGATCTGGTCCACAGGAGTCACCGCCATCTGGGAGAGCGACCCGCAGGTGGTCGCGGCGGTGCTCCCGCCGCCCCTGGAACCGCCCGCCACGCCGCTCGTACGGGCACACATCGGCACGGTGGAGCTGCCCGGCGCGCCGCTCGGCGCCGGCTCGGTGGCCGTGGCCGCCCGGCACCGCGGGCGCGCGGGCTGGTATCCGCTGGTCATGCCGATGACGCACGAGCGGGCACTGACCGGCGGGCGCGAGGTGTTCGGCGAGCCCAAGAAGCTCGGCGAGGTCGTCCTGGAGCGGGACGGCACCGCCGTACGGGCGTGGCTGGCCCGGCACGGCGTGGCGTTCGTGGAGGTGAGTGGCGAGGTGACCGGGCCGCTGCCGCCGCCGGAGCCGGCCGTGAAGCTGGACTTCTACTTCAAGTTCCTGCCCGCCGTGGACGGTTCGGGCTTCGACGGCGATCCGCTGCTGGTGTACTGCACCCGCCGCGAGAGGGTCCGCCGCCTGGAGGCGGTCACCGGCGAGCTGGTGTTGCGCGAGTCGCCCTTCGACCCGGTGGCCGACCTGCCGGTGCGCCGTCTGGTGGAGATCACCGTCGCGGAGAAGACCACGGACCAGAAAGGCGAGGTCATCGAACGGGTGAGCGGTGCCGCGCTGCTCCCATACATCCACCAGCGGTACGACGACGCCGGGCAGATCCTGGACGGGCCGCCCCCGCCTCCGCCACCGCCGGCCGCCCCGGCCACCGCCTCCGGAGCCACCACCTCCGGGGCTGCTGCCTCCCGGCCGGCACCCGCCCGGCGCGGCGGGAGCGCCTGA
- a CDS encoding SDR family NAD(P)-dependent oxidoreductase has protein sequence MELRAGQTAVVTGAASGIGLAMARRFAAEGLRVVLADVEEPALEKAAAELRADGATVLAHTVDVAERASVEELAAAAYETFGAVHVLCNNAGVGSGAEGRMWEHDPRDWEWAFAVNVWGVFHGVQCFLPRMLAAGEPGHVVNTSSADGGIAPLPTASVYAVTKAAVVTMTESLYAHLKAERAAVGASVLFPGPHMLRTGLWASHRNRPARYAKSRPRKTPYRSLEQWEAAMARAGHEVAFTPVEEVAELVVDGIRAGRFWMLPASERSDAQIRARSQSMLDRSDPAYLESFILDRD, from the coding sequence ATGGAGCTGCGCGCCGGACAGACCGCCGTCGTCACCGGTGCGGCGAGCGGGATCGGCCTGGCGATGGCACGCCGGTTCGCCGCCGAGGGGCTGCGGGTGGTCCTCGCGGACGTGGAGGAGCCCGCGCTGGAGAAGGCCGCGGCCGAACTGCGCGCGGACGGCGCGACGGTGCTGGCCCACACCGTCGACGTCGCCGAGCGCGCGTCCGTGGAGGAACTGGCCGCCGCCGCGTACGAGACCTTCGGCGCCGTCCACGTGCTGTGCAACAACGCGGGCGTGGGATCCGGCGCCGAGGGACGCATGTGGGAGCACGACCCGCGCGACTGGGAGTGGGCCTTCGCGGTCAACGTATGGGGCGTCTTCCACGGTGTGCAGTGCTTCCTGCCCAGGATGCTGGCGGCCGGCGAGCCCGGCCACGTCGTGAACACCTCCTCGGCGGACGGCGGGATCGCGCCGCTGCCCACCGCGTCCGTCTACGCCGTCACCAAGGCCGCCGTCGTGACGATGACCGAGTCGCTGTACGCACATCTGAAGGCGGAGCGGGCGGCGGTGGGCGCCTCGGTGCTCTTCCCCGGTCCGCACATGCTCCGTACGGGCCTGTGGGCCTCGCACCGCAACCGGCCCGCGCGCTACGCCAAGTCACGCCCCCGCAAGACCCCTTACCGCAGCCTGGAGCAGTGGGAGGCGGCGATGGCGCGGGCCGGGCACGAGGTCGCCTTCACCCCGGTCGAGGAGGTCGCGGAGCTGGTCGTGGACGGCATCCGGGCCGGCCGATTCTGGATGCTGCCGGCGAGCGAGCGCAGCGACGCGCAGATCAGGGCCCGGTCGCAGTCGATGCTGGACCGCTCCGACCCGGCCTATTTGGAGAGCTTCATCCTCGACCGGGACTGA
- a CDS encoding amidohydrolase family protein yields MEDPHSRPYLIISSDCHAGPPTEEYRPYLEQRFHRAFDDFLAQRAARRADMTRLGIRNEAFADKWFRDHEEGLRGGWDAAQRAKELDGDGVAAEVVFPDADAVDSGTAPPFGVGLGLTGDHDPELGMAGARAHNRWLAEFCATDPERHCGVALLPVTAEPDLVLAEIRRAKESGLGALMIPAMWGERAPYHDRRYDPVWAAAAEARMPVLTHSGAAPRHEYGDHLGIYVSEVTWWPSRPLWFLLWSGVFERHPGLRFGVAESGCWWLPNLLWFMDRLYMGAHGGKKLSPFPGLKRPPHEYLDRNVFICATNTKRRELAQRYEIGVDNILWGSDFPHPEGTWPDTRSWLRKTFHDIPIGETRRMLGESATEIFGFDRAALEPLARRIGPTPAELGQPANQAPVEAAWRRARTTGRHWLTGFDFPYVGVGDD; encoded by the coding sequence ATGGAAGACCCGCACAGCCGTCCGTACCTGATCATCTCCTCCGACTGCCACGCCGGACCGCCCACCGAGGAGTACCGCCCCTATCTGGAGCAGCGGTTCCACCGGGCCTTCGACGACTTCCTCGCTCAACGTGCCGCGCGCCGCGCGGACATGACACGGCTGGGCATACGGAACGAGGCGTTCGCCGACAAGTGGTTCCGCGACCACGAGGAAGGGCTGCGCGGAGGCTGGGACGCCGCGCAGCGCGCCAAGGAACTGGACGGCGACGGAGTGGCGGCCGAGGTCGTCTTCCCGGACGCCGACGCCGTGGACAGCGGCACCGCCCCGCCCTTCGGAGTGGGCCTGGGCCTGACCGGCGACCACGACCCGGAGCTGGGCATGGCGGGCGCGCGGGCACACAACCGCTGGCTCGCCGAGTTCTGCGCCACCGACCCCGAGCGCCACTGCGGGGTCGCCCTGCTGCCCGTCACCGCCGAGCCGGATCTGGTCCTCGCCGAGATCCGCCGCGCCAAGGAGTCGGGCCTGGGCGCGCTGATGATCCCGGCGATGTGGGGGGAGCGGGCCCCGTACCACGACCGCCGTTACGACCCCGTGTGGGCGGCTGCCGCCGAGGCCCGGATGCCCGTCCTGACGCACTCCGGGGCCGCGCCCCGCCACGAGTACGGCGACCACCTCGGCATCTACGTCTCCGAGGTCACCTGGTGGCCGTCCCGGCCGCTGTGGTTCCTGCTGTGGTCCGGCGTCTTCGAACGCCACCCCGGGCTGCGGTTCGGCGTCGCGGAGTCGGGCTGCTGGTGGCTGCCGAACCTGCTGTGGTTCATGGACCGGCTGTACATGGGCGCGCACGGCGGCAAGAAACTCTCGCCGTTCCCCGGGCTCAAGCGTCCGCCGCACGAGTACCTCGACCGCAACGTCTTCATCTGCGCGACCAACACCAAGCGCCGCGAACTGGCACAGCGCTACGAGATCGGCGTCGACAACATCCTGTGGGGCTCGGACTTCCCGCATCCGGAGGGCACCTGGCCCGACACCCGTAGCTGGCTGAGGAAGACCTTCCATGACATTCCGATCGGTGAGACCCGCCGCATGCTGGGCGAGTCGGCGACCGAGATCTTCGGCTTCGACCGGGCCGCGCTGGAGCCCCTCGCCCGCCGCATCGGCCCCACGCCCGCCGAACTGGGCCAGCCGGCGAACCAGGCGCCGGTGGAAGCCGCCTGGCGCCGCGCCCGGACGACCGGCCGCCACTGGCTGACCGGCTTCGACTTCCCGTACGTGGGAGTGGGCGATGACTGA
- a CDS encoding amidohydrolase family protein, giving the protein MTDTGGGGGDRVRGGTAYDDKAYDDKAYDDKAYDDKAYNDKAYDAGSARRASGRYTVISADCHAGADLLDYKPYLESRHHDAFDAWAADYVNPYEDLLADTADRNWNSRRRLAELEADGIVAEVIFPNTVPPFFPSASLLAPAPSRAEFELRWAGLRAHNRWLADFCADAPGRRAGVAQILLNDVGEAVREVRRTKEAGLTGGVLLPGTPPGSGLPELHSRVYDPLWAVCADLGIPVNHHGGSASPPLGEEPAARAVFMVETTWFSHRALWHLVFGGAFHRHPDLTLVLTEQGSGWIPGVLEMLDYYYRRLVAHVPEEKATGTGTRREATAGAGTRSEATAGTAEAKFGTGLAASMGAAPSEVWRSNCWVGASFMRPHEVPLRHRIGLDKIMWGSDYPHDEGTHPHSREALRIAYAGLPEEEVAAMAGGNAARVYGFDLALLAPVAARVGPTVQEIAQPLTAVPEGATSPAFAPGGAVRVW; this is encoded by the coding sequence ATGACTGACACCGGCGGGGGCGGGGGCGACAGGGTCCGGGGCGGTACGGCATACGACGACAAGGCATACGACGACAAGGCATACGACGACAAGGCATACGACGACAAGGCGTACAACGACAAGGCGTACGACGCAGGAAGCGCCCGGCGCGCGTCCGGCCGATACACCGTCATCTCCGCCGACTGCCACGCCGGCGCGGACCTCCTGGACTACAAGCCGTACCTGGAGTCCCGCCACCACGACGCGTTCGACGCCTGGGCCGCCGACTACGTCAATCCGTACGAGGACCTGCTCGCCGACACCGCCGACCGCAACTGGAACTCCCGGCGGCGGCTGGCGGAACTGGAAGCGGACGGCATCGTCGCCGAAGTGATCTTCCCCAACACCGTTCCGCCCTTCTTCCCCAGCGCCTCGCTGCTGGCCCCGGCACCCTCGCGCGCGGAGTTCGAACTGCGCTGGGCGGGACTGCGCGCCCACAACCGCTGGCTCGCCGACTTCTGCGCCGACGCGCCGGGGCGGCGGGCCGGCGTCGCCCAGATCCTCCTGAACGATGTCGGTGAAGCGGTACGGGAGGTCCGCAGGACCAAGGAGGCGGGACTGACCGGCGGCGTCCTGCTGCCCGGCACCCCGCCCGGCTCCGGCCTTCCCGAACTCCACTCCCGGGTGTACGACCCCCTGTGGGCGGTCTGCGCGGACCTGGGCATCCCGGTCAACCACCACGGCGGCTCCGCCTCCCCGCCCCTGGGCGAGGAACCCGCGGCCCGTGCCGTGTTCATGGTGGAGACGACCTGGTTCTCACACCGGGCCCTGTGGCACCTCGTCTTCGGCGGCGCCTTCCACCGCCACCCGGACCTCACCCTCGTCCTCACCGAACAGGGCTCGGGGTGGATACCGGGTGTCCTGGAGATGCTGGACTACTACTACCGGCGGCTCGTCGCGCACGTACCCGAGGAGAAGGCGACCGGGACGGGAACGCGGAGGGAAGCCACGGCGGGGGCAGGAACGCGGAGCGAAGCCACGGCGGGGACGGCCGAGGCCAAGTTCGGCACCGGCCTGGCCGCGTCGATGGGGGCCGCCCCGAGCGAGGTGTGGCGGTCCAACTGCTGGGTGGGCGCCAGTTTCATGCGCCCGCACGAGGTGCCGCTGCGCCACCGCATCGGCCTGGACAAGATCATGTGGGGCAGTGACTACCCCCACGACGAGGGCACCCACCCCCACAGCCGCGAGGCCCTGCGGATCGCCTACGCGGGCCTTCCCGAGGAGGAGGTCGCGGCCATGGCGGGCGGCAACGCGGCCCGTGTGTACGGCTTCGACCTCGCCCTGCTGGCGCCGGTCGCGGCCCGGGTCGGTCCCACGGTCCAGGAGATCGCACAGCCGCTGACGGCGGTGCCCGAGGGCGCCACCAGCCCGGCGTTCGCCCCTGGCGGGGCGGTCAGGGTGTGGTGA
- a CDS encoding peptidase E, translating into MAASRRIVLLGGGFSTDPDTLLDDFVLRAAGRERPGVCFLPTASGDAQGYIDRFHDVLGGRGDCGTVHLPLFRRTDADLRSLILSQDVVYVGGGSTANLLALWRLHGLDEILREAYASGVLLCGISAGACCWFQGCLTDSFGPLRPLADGLGLLPGSLCPHYDSEPGRRCGYRSALAAGALPGGWALDDGAAALFVDGHLAEAVTRKEGASLHRVVTDAAAGGCAVREEALPARLLTARGPGPTAGPGAPTAAITSP; encoded by the coding sequence GTGGCGGCCTCGCGTCGGATCGTCCTGCTCGGTGGCGGTTTCTCCACCGACCCCGACACCCTGCTCGACGACTTCGTGCTCCGCGCGGCGGGGCGGGAGCGGCCCGGGGTCTGCTTCCTGCCCACCGCGAGCGGCGACGCGCAGGGGTACATCGACCGTTTCCACGACGTCCTGGGCGGCCGGGGCGACTGCGGCACGGTCCATCTGCCGCTGTTCCGGCGCACCGACGCCGACCTGCGCTCCCTGATCCTCTCTCAGGACGTGGTGTACGTCGGCGGCGGCAGCACCGCCAACCTGCTCGCCCTGTGGCGGCTGCACGGCCTGGACGAGATCCTGCGCGAGGCGTACGCGTCCGGGGTGCTGCTGTGCGGCATCAGCGCCGGCGCCTGCTGCTGGTTCCAGGGCTGTCTGACCGACTCCTTCGGCCCCTTGCGCCCGCTCGCCGACGGCCTCGGCCTGCTGCCCGGGAGCCTGTGTCCGCACTACGACAGCGAGCCGGGCCGCCGCTGCGGCTATCGGTCCGCGCTGGCCGCCGGTGCCCTGCCCGGCGGGTGGGCGCTCGACGACGGCGCCGCCGCACTGTTCGTGGACGGCCACCTCGCGGAGGCCGTCACGCGCAAGGAGGGCGCCTCGCTGCACCGGGTGGTCACCGATGCCGCCGCCGGCGGCTGTGCCGTACGGGAAGAGGCCCTGCCCGCCCGGCTGCTCACCGCCCGCGGGCCCGGCCCCACTGCCGGGCCCGGTGCGCCGACCGCCGCGATCACCTCCCCCTGA
- a CDS encoding sterol desaturase family protein translates to MPHLPDVVLWSVPAFVLLTLVELVSYRLHPDEEAAGYDTKDAATSITMGLGSLVFDALWKIPIVAIYSAVYELTPLRVPVLWWTLLLMLLAQDFFYYWSHRGHHVIRILWACHVVHHSSKHFNLTTALRQPWTTWTVWPFYVPMVALGVHPAAIAFCSSANLVYQFWVHTERVGKLPRPLEFVFNTPSHHRVHHASQGGYLDRNFGGILIIWDRMFGSFVPETERPVFGLTKNIETYNPLRVATHEYAAIARDLRAAKSWRERAGRVFRGPGWQPVPVRRPSAPEERSAGTGAGAGTGTPAQSPAAPAPRPSAEERERVA, encoded by the coding sequence ATGCCGCACCTGCCCGATGTCGTGTTGTGGTCCGTACCGGCGTTCGTCCTGCTGACCCTGGTGGAGTTGGTCAGCTATCGCCTGCATCCGGACGAGGAAGCCGCCGGCTACGACACCAAGGACGCGGCGACCAGCATCACCATGGGGCTGGGCAGCCTGGTCTTCGACGCCCTGTGGAAGATCCCGATCGTCGCCATCTACTCCGCGGTCTACGAACTGACGCCGCTGCGCGTACCGGTGCTGTGGTGGACGCTGCTGCTGATGCTGCTCGCCCAGGACTTCTTCTACTACTGGTCGCACCGCGGGCACCACGTCATCCGCATCCTGTGGGCCTGCCACGTCGTCCACCACTCCAGCAAGCACTTCAACCTCACCACCGCGCTGCGCCAGCCGTGGACGACCTGGACGGTCTGGCCGTTCTACGTGCCGATGGTCGCCCTCGGGGTGCACCCGGCCGCGATCGCCTTCTGCTCCTCGGCGAACCTCGTCTACCAGTTCTGGGTGCACACCGAGCGAGTCGGCAAGCTCCCCAGGCCCCTGGAGTTCGTCTTCAACACCCCCTCGCACCACCGCGTCCACCACGCCTCGCAGGGCGGCTACCTGGACCGTAACTTCGGCGGCATCCTGATCATCTGGGACCGGATGTTCGGCTCGTTCGTGCCGGAGACCGAACGGCCGGTCTTCGGGCTCACCAAGAACATCGAGACCTACAACCCACTGCGGGTGGCCACCCATGAGTACGCCGCCATCGCACGGGACCTGCGGGCGGCCAAGAGCTGGCGGGAGCGCGCCGGGCGGGTGTTCAGGGGGCCGGGCTGGCAGCCCGTGCCCGTACGGCGGCCTTCGGCACCTGAGGAGCGGTCTGCCGGAACCGGGGCGGGTGCCGGAACCGGCACTCCCGCGCAGAGTCCGGCCGCGCCCGCGCCGCGCCCGTCCGCAGAGGAACGGGAACGCGTCGCGTGA
- a CDS encoding lysoplasmalogenase, with protein MLAVTHLAALLTRAVPLEHLTKPALMPVLAACVLARGAPRQLAAALLFGCGGDVLLQIGGDVPFLLGMGSFAAGHLCYLRLFTRRGRFPGRRPALTATAAALVYAAGWLAVVALLWPGLAADMKGPVAGYSLLLTGTAFQAVRLGPRAALGGLLFLLSDTLIAGGIARWPQPPVPQFWIMLTYIAAQYALADGVRRAYAAGPGPAHRTTARRTYRKARTTV; from the coding sequence GTGCTGGCCGTCACCCACCTGGCCGCACTGCTCACCCGCGCCGTCCCCCTGGAACACCTCACCAAACCCGCCCTGATGCCGGTGCTGGCCGCCTGCGTCCTGGCCCGCGGCGCACCCCGGCAGCTCGCCGCCGCCCTGCTGTTCGGCTGCGGCGGTGACGTCCTCCTCCAGATCGGCGGCGATGTCCCGTTCCTGCTGGGCATGGGCTCCTTCGCGGCCGGTCACCTGTGTTACCTGCGGCTCTTCACACGACGGGGACGCTTCCCGGGCCGCCGCCCCGCCCTGACGGCCACCGCTGCGGCCCTGGTGTACGCGGCCGGCTGGCTCGCGGTGGTGGCGCTGCTGTGGCCGGGCCTGGCGGCGGACATGAAGGGCCCGGTGGCCGGGTACAGCCTGCTGCTCACCGGTACGGCCTTCCAAGCGGTCCGCCTCGGGCCGCGGGCGGCGCTGGGCGGTCTGCTGTTCCTGCTCTCCGACACCCTGATCGCCGGCGGCATCGCCCGGTGGCCGCAGCCGCCCGTACCGCAGTTCTGGATCATGCTGACCTATATCGCGGCCCAGTACGCGCTGGCGGACGGCGTACGACGGGCGTACGCGGCCGGTCCCGGCCCAGCTCACCGGACGACGGCTCGCAGGACGTACCGAAAGGCCCGTACGACCGTGTGA
- a CDS encoding S8 family serine peptidase, translated as MALPRSRRMGALAVPLGLALTASLGFLPGAATAAPKDVAPKAATTKGPLLSYVVNTTADNATVTKVKKAIAEAGGKVIIAYEKIGVIVVHSANPQFAATMRKVPGVQSAGATRTAPLKPLGTTDIGKPQKLKLPKQALAAAKNSAVAAAAKKSGKEPLESLQWDLGAIKADKAAKVNPGSKKVTVAVIDTGVDDTHPDLKPNFSARQSANCVGGVADTTKGSWRPYDPESDYHGTHVAGTIAAARNGIGVAGVAPGVKVSAIKVSEPKTSLFYAESVVCAFVFAADHGVQVTNNSYYVDPWMFNCKDDADQGAIVDAVGRAAKYAQRKGAINVAAAGNSNLDLNADSLVDKSSPNDSTPVERKINPKTCWDVPTQLPGTVTVAATGVKKLKSSYSNYGLNVIDVAAPGGDSKQVPPSPAKNGNILSTMPDGDYAYLAGTSMATPHVAGVAALLKSTHPDSNPAEIQWLLKAQADNPGCATTETTCTGNEHINSHFGYGIVDALDAVTE; from the coding sequence ATGGCACTTCCCCGATCCAGACGCATGGGGGCGCTGGCCGTCCCGCTCGGGCTGGCTCTGACGGCCTCCCTCGGCTTCCTGCCGGGCGCCGCCACCGCGGCGCCGAAGGACGTGGCGCCGAAGGCCGCCACCACCAAAGGGCCGCTGCTGTCGTACGTGGTGAACACCACCGCCGACAACGCCACCGTCACCAAGGTGAAGAAGGCGATAGCCGAGGCCGGCGGGAAGGTGATCATCGCCTACGAGAAGATCGGCGTGATCGTCGTCCACTCCGCCAACCCGCAGTTCGCCGCGACCATGCGCAAGGTCCCCGGCGTGCAGTCGGCGGGCGCGACCCGTACCGCGCCGCTCAAGCCCCTGGGCACCACGGACATCGGCAAGCCGCAGAAGCTCAAGCTGCCCAAGCAGGCGCTGGCCGCGGCCAAGAACAGCGCCGTCGCCGCAGCCGCCAAGAAGAGCGGCAAGGAGCCCCTGGAGTCGCTCCAGTGGGACCTGGGTGCCATCAAGGCCGACAAGGCCGCCAAGGTCAACCCGGGCAGCAAGAAGGTCACCGTCGCCGTCATCGACACCGGCGTGGACGACACCCACCCGGACCTGAAGCCGAACTTCTCGGCCCGGCAGTCCGCCAACTGCGTGGGCGGCGTCGCCGACACCACCAAGGGCTCGTGGCGTCCGTACGACCCCGAGTCGGACTACCACGGCACGCATGTCGCGGGCACGATCGCGGCGGCCCGCAACGGCATCGGCGTGGCGGGTGTGGCCCCGGGCGTGAAGGTCTCCGCCATCAAGGTCAGCGAGCCCAAGACCAGCCTGTTCTACGCCGAGAGCGTGGTCTGCGCCTTCGTCTTCGCGGCCGACCACGGCGTCCAGGTCACCAACAACAGCTACTACGTCGACCCGTGGATGTTCAACTGCAAGGATGACGCCGACCAGGGCGCCATCGTTGACGCGGTCGGCCGGGCGGCGAAGTACGCCCAGCGCAAGGGCGCCATCAACGTCGCCGCCGCGGGCAACTCCAACCTGGACCTGAACGCCGACTCCCTCGTCGACAAGTCCAGCCCCAACGACTCCACCCCGGTCGAACGCAAGATCAACCCCAAGACCTGCTGGGACGTCCCCACGCAGCTCCCGGGTACGGTCACGGTCGCCGCGACGGGCGTGAAGAAGCTCAAGTCGAGCTACTCCAACTACGGCCTGAACGTGATCGACGTGGCGGCGCCCGGCGGCGACAGCAAGCAGGTCCCGCCGTCCCCCGCCAAGAACGGCAACATCCTGTCCACCATGCCTGACGGTGACTACGCCTACCTGGCCGGCACGTCCATGGCCACGCCGCACGTCGCCGGTGTCGCCGCGCTGCTCAAGAGCACCCACCCGGACTCCAACCCGGCGGAGATCCAGTGGCTCCTCAAGGCCCAGGCGGACAACCCCGGCTGCGCCACGACCGAGACCACCTGCACCGGTAACGAGCACATCAACAGCCACTTCGGCTACGGCATCGTCGACGCCCTCGACGCCGTGACGGAGTAA
- a CDS encoding DUF485 domain-containing protein yields MSTAPPTRPGPHEFPDFTDVQSSAEFSELRRAHRSFAFPLTIAFIAWYLLYVLLSNYAGDFMGTKVFGHVNVAFLLGVAQFLTTFLIAWWYSRHAAAKLDPKAEAIKSRLEGDA; encoded by the coding sequence GTGAGCACCGCACCGCCCACCCGTCCGGGACCGCACGAGTTCCCGGACTTCACCGATGTCCAGTCCAGCGCGGAGTTCAGCGAACTACGCCGTGCCCACCGCTCCTTCGCCTTCCCGCTCACCATCGCCTTCATCGCCTGGTACCTGCTGTACGTCCTGCTCTCCAACTACGCCGGCGACTTCATGGGCACCAAGGTCTTCGGCCATGTCAACGTCGCCTTCCTCCTCGGCGTCGCCCAGTTCCTGACGACCTTCCTCATCGCCTGGTGGTACTCCCGCCACGCCGCCGCCAAGCTCGACCCCAAGGCCGAGGCGATCAAGTCACGCCTGGAGGGCGACGCATGA